In Candidatus Defluviilinea proxima, a single genomic region encodes these proteins:
- a CDS encoding carbohydrate ABC transporter permease: MNLFKRKQNLGEPVLTLRLWRFTGAAILNLVFFILMTAYLLPLGYMAVTSVKEPEQVSDGLGAPLYPAINPRYHYQDGDYALMEVPTPDGIKQWAMINSQQTTYAEFIDPQNPNRGPIRWDGDWRTLKKVYVFSLTFKAFEDWKPANLPQGILNSLIVIGISEIGVLVTSIAVAYGFSRFRIPGGKWLLFLLIATILIPDSITILPTYIFYIKLLNIWLPRDASHFPWQWLPLIAPHFFSSAIFVFLLRQNFLSIPRDLDEAAMLDGAGPIQILIKIILPQSIPVVTTVAMLHFFYMWNEFRLSSLYLTSHANLWLLASRLQNGAPIPGINPEPATQAGALLLLIVPVIVLLAFQRFFMQDMVVVGTEK; this comes from the coding sequence ATGAATCTTTTTAAGCGCAAGCAGAATCTGGGTGAGCCAGTCTTGACTCTACGCCTGTGGCGTTTTACCGGGGCAGCCATTTTAAACCTCGTCTTCTTTATCCTAATGACTGCCTATTTATTACCGCTGGGTTATATGGCCGTTACCTCCGTCAAGGAGCCAGAGCAAGTTTCAGACGGGTTGGGGGCTCCATTGTATCCGGCCATTAATCCGCGATATCACTATCAGGATGGGGATTATGCGCTGATGGAGGTGCCCACCCCAGATGGCATAAAACAATGGGCAATGATCAACAGTCAGCAAACCACTTATGCGGAATTCATCGATCCGCAAAACCCGAACCGGGGTCCGATCCGTTGGGATGGAGACTGGCGCACGCTAAAAAAGGTGTACGTCTTTAGCCTTACTTTCAAGGCTTTTGAGGATTGGAAACCAGCCAACCTGCCACAGGGAATATTGAATTCGTTGATCGTGATCGGGATCAGCGAGATCGGCGTGCTGGTTACTTCGATCGCGGTCGCCTATGGCTTCTCACGCTTCCGCATTCCGGGAGGCAAGTGGTTATTGTTTCTGTTGATCGCTACGATCCTGATTCCCGACAGTATCACGATTCTCCCAACCTATATATTCTATATCAAACTCTTGAACATCTGGTTGCCTCGTGATGCATCTCATTTCCCCTGGCAATGGTTGCCATTGATCGCGCCGCATTTTTTCAGCAGTGCCATCTTCGTCTTCCTGTTGCGCCAGAACTTCCTGAGCATTCCGCGCGACCTTGACGAGGCGGCGATGCTGGACGGCGCTGGACCAATCCAAATCTTGATAAAGATCATCCTGCCACAAAGCATACCAGTAGTGACAACAGTGGCAATGTTGCATTTCTTTTACATGTGGAATGAGTTTCGCCTTTCCAGTCTGTATTTGACAAGTCACGCGAACCTTTGGCTACTCGCGTCTCGCCTGCAAAATGGCGCGCCCATTCCCGGCATCAATCCTGAGCCCGCCACACAAGCCGGAGCCTTGCTCCTGTTGATCGTGCCTGTGATCGTCTTGCTGGCATTCCAACGGTTCTTTATGCAGGACATGGTTGTTGTCGGGACAGAGAAATAA
- a CDS encoding GNAT family acetyltransferase: protein MQIRPFEIQDQEQVISLWRECNLLVPSNDPKKDIQRKLKVNPELFLVGVVDDKIVATIMGGYEGHRGWVNYLAVSPAHQRKGYGRQMMETLETKLRAMGCAKINLQVRETNLVVVEFYKSIGYNLDHVIGMGKRLEYDN, encoded by the coding sequence ATGCAAATCAGACCGTTTGAAATCCAAGACCAAGAACAAGTCATCTCCCTTTGGAGAGAATGCAATCTCCTCGTCCCATCAAATGATCCGAAGAAGGACATTCAGCGAAAGTTGAAGGTCAACCCTGAATTGTTCCTCGTTGGCGTAGTAGATGACAAGATCGTAGCAACCATCATGGGCGGATACGAAGGACATCGCGGCTGGGTCAATTATCTGGCGGTATCGCCAGCGCATCAACGCAAGGGATATGGGCGGCAAATGATGGAAACACTGGAAACCAAACTCCGCGCGATGGGTTGTGCAAAAATAAATTTGCAAGTGAGAGAAACCAACCTTGTTGTTGTTGAATTCTATAAATCTATTGGATACAACCTAGATCACGTCATTGGCATGGGGAAGCGTCTGGAGTATGATAACTAG
- a CDS encoding DUF2961 domain-containing protein: MNYGSEPLFVVPEHLETRWASPENMDGKKGFGGQSNKGRKGSPSISIKAGEQRILAHAEHTSGTIRRIWMTISDRRPVMVRGIRIDIFWDGEDQPAVSAPLGDFFGQGLGRCVTFESALFSNPEGRSFNCFVPMPFRTGMKIVVTNESDTDLQAMFYDIDYTVGDHHGPDVMYFHAHWKREQTTTIKQDYEFLPQITGRGRFLGANIGVIPDTQTYFKTWWGEGECKIFLDGDQEYPTLCGTGTEDYIGTGWGQGQYSHLYQGSHIADEENFQYAFYRYHIPDPVYFHRDIRVVMQQIGGWGPENSRQLRDAKRKLIGINGLPVDLDKAVADQWYGLFERQDDWSSCAYFYLDKPINTLPALAPVRHRTTGLLDIQAGWP, encoded by the coding sequence ATGAACTACGGGAGCGAACCTCTTTTTGTTGTGCCTGAACATCTGGAAACGCGCTGGGCAAGCCCTGAGAACATGGACGGCAAGAAAGGTTTCGGAGGGCAATCCAACAAAGGGCGAAAAGGATCGCCCAGTATCTCCATCAAAGCAGGGGAACAAAGAATTCTTGCTCATGCCGAACATACCAGTGGAACCATCCGTCGCATTTGGATGACCATCAGCGATCGCAGACCCGTTATGGTACGCGGAATACGCATCGACATCTTTTGGGATGGGGAAGATCAGCCTGCAGTCAGTGCACCACTAGGAGATTTCTTCGGGCAGGGATTAGGTCGTTGCGTAACATTTGAATCGGCTCTGTTCTCCAACCCAGAAGGCAGAAGTTTCAATTGTTTTGTCCCCATGCCCTTTCGCACCGGCATGAAGATCGTTGTCACAAACGAAAGCGATACAGACCTGCAAGCCATGTTTTATGACATAGACTATACAGTAGGCGATCATCATGGTCCTGATGTCATGTATTTTCATGCGCATTGGAAGCGGGAGCAGACCACTACAATAAAACAGGATTATGAATTTCTTCCGCAGATCACGGGCAGAGGACGATTTCTCGGCGCGAATATCGGCGTTATCCCAGATACACAAACGTATTTCAAAACATGGTGGGGAGAAGGCGAATGCAAAATATTTCTGGATGGAGATCAGGAATATCCCACACTTTGCGGCACAGGGACCGAAGACTATATCGGGACTGGCTGGGGCCAAGGACAATACTCACATCTTTATCAGGGCAGTCACATAGCAGATGAGGAAAACTTCCAATATGCATTCTATCGCTATCACATTCCAGACCCCGTCTATTTCCATCGTGATATCCGAGTCGTGATGCAACAGATCGGAGGATGGGGACCCGAAAATTCGAGACAACTTAGAGATGCCAAAAGAAAACTTATTGGAATCAATGGTCTGCCTGTTGACCTTGATAAAGCTGTTGCGGATCAATGGTACGGGTTGTTTGAGAGACAGGACGATTGGTCAAGTTGCGCCTATTTCTACCTTGATAAACCTATAAACACACTGCCCGCCCTTGCGCCGGTACGTCATCGAACCACCGGGCTTCTCGATATTCAAGCTGGGTGGCCTTAA
- a CDS encoding DUF1801 domain-containing protein codes for MANKKPSKTIDEYIADFPKEVQDILNRIRTTVRNEAPDAEETITYGIPTFTLKVNLVHFAGFESHIGFYPTPSGIKKFKKEISAYKWAKGSVQFPLNQPIPYELIRKITKFRVKENLERAKAKEKGKKK; via the coding sequence ATGGCTAACAAAAAACCTTCAAAAACAATTGACGAATACATCGCAGATTTTCCAAAGGAAGTACAGGACATTTTAAACAGGATCAGGACAACGGTCCGAAATGAGGCGCCTGATGCGGAGGAGACGATCACCTATGGGATACCCACGTTCACGCTTAAGGTGAATCTGGTCCACTTCGCGGGATTCGAATCTCACATTGGGTTTTATCCTACGCCATCGGGGATCAAGAAATTCAAAAAGGAAATATCTGCCTATAAGTGGGCAAAGGGCTCGGTGCAATTTCCACTCAACCAACCGATTCCCTACGAATTGATCCGAAAGATCACAAAGTTCCGCGTGAAGGAAAATTTGGAACGAGCGAAAGCAAAAGAGAAAGGGAAGAAAAAATAA
- a CDS encoding DUF3601 domain-containing protein — MDLTIYTLEEGVVYIVTKPFQDYYNNSFNVGEKFTYASRNFSPYQGGHTIVFKERSLYLHEEANVNIIDAFHEYFQIHDASKRVAKPTPSPAKKKNRILEELGNLAICLLFVAAGVWIVFFSNEQNKIVVIVGWFGMVFFGLGALLSIRAMLKSKW; from the coding sequence ATGGACCTGACCATCTACACACTCGAGGAAGGCGTTGTATACATTGTGACAAAGCCTTTCCAGGATTACTACAATAACTCATTCAATGTTGGTGAGAAATTTACCTACGCAAGCAGGAATTTTTCTCCCTATCAAGGCGGGCATACCATTGTCTTCAAAGAGAGATCGCTCTATCTGCACGAAGAAGCTAACGTGAACATCATCGACGCGTTCCACGAATACTTCCAAATCCACGATGCATCAAAACGAGTGGCCAAGCCTACGCCATCACCTGCAAAGAAAAAGAATAGAATACTGGAAGAACTTGGGAACCTGGCCATCTGCCTGCTATTCGTAGCGGCTGGGGTTTGGATCGTATTCTTCAGCAACGAACAAAATAAGATCGTTGTTATTGTAGGTTGGTTCGGGATGGTCTTCTTTGGGCTGGGAGCGTTATTGTCCATTCGAGCAATGTTGAAATCGAAGTGGTAA
- a CDS encoding DNA integrity scanning protein DisA nucleotide-binding domain protein, translated as MEEMLDLNHYIFNETLLKLPSSIQYSARALFDILDSSLDPQISIIAIPFDAQSETLVARTEKIECEPAWFKKIKSTVTGIPEYYFDSLAPDIQGVLWQERVKIKQAVQRIIDKKSNTSGYRGFTIFPDFQKNHSMSIVLYLSKEALLSHYSLKRNSIRPFPVETSLIYEVIDCFLRECASPVRNPHLRDNGEELLRQAGYWLMETPGKVTGHRSSESLFHTLNIISSMRYEGAEGSGKIIISPRNHPSIDVAVTLRNPVSLANYRGVRKLLEITSSEIQLLCDSNKIYGMGFADMQSYDESKENLFHIEFTGHHIWKLCHAKNELMIVKYGKPRLIEKPISTDLFFESAKTIFSNINSSDLECLWSIVDKASKQKHGTMIVISDRAKEEAERLRNQSTPIQAKILPPDLTLPLSSIDGALLLDTKAICHAVGVILDGIATERGNPARGARYNSAIRYSEYVKTQKHACLIVVISEDGMIDLI; from the coding sequence ATGGAGGAAATGTTGGACTTAAACCATTACATTTTCAATGAGACTTTACTTAAATTGCCTAGCTCTATTCAGTATTCTGCTAGAGCGTTATTTGATATTCTTGACTCAAGTTTAGATCCACAAATTTCGATAATAGCAATACCATTTGACGCTCAATCAGAAACATTGGTTGCGAGAACAGAAAAGATTGAATGCGAACCTGCATGGTTTAAAAAGATAAAAAGTACAGTCACTGGGATACCTGAATACTATTTCGATAGTCTCGCGCCAGATATTCAGGGGGTGTTATGGCAAGAGAGGGTAAAAATAAAGCAAGCAGTTCAAAGAATTATAGATAAGAAAAGTAATACATCGGGATATAGAGGTTTTACAATTTTCCCTGATTTCCAGAAAAATCATTCTATGAGTATAGTATTGTATCTTTCGAAAGAAGCACTACTTTCACATTACTCCTTAAAAAGAAATTCAATTCGACCTTTCCCTGTCGAGACCTCGTTGATATATGAAGTAATAGATTGTTTTCTTCGTGAATGCGCATCTCCTGTTAGAAATCCTCATCTACGGGATAATGGAGAAGAGTTGTTACGCCAAGCTGGCTACTGGCTAATGGAGACACCAGGAAAAGTTACAGGACACCGTTCTTCTGAAAGTTTGTTTCACACGCTTAATATTATCTCATCAATGCGTTATGAAGGTGCAGAAGGAAGTGGAAAAATAATCATCAGTCCACGCAATCATCCAAGTATTGACGTTGCAGTTACTCTCAGAAATCCAGTTTCCTTGGCTAACTATCGAGGTGTCAGGAAATTGTTAGAAATTACATCTAGTGAAATTCAGCTTCTGTGCGATTCAAACAAAATCTATGGTATGGGATTTGCTGATATGCAATCCTATGACGAGAGCAAAGAAAATCTTTTCCACATAGAATTCACAGGACATCACATTTGGAAATTGTGCCATGCAAAAAATGAGCTGATGATAGTAAAGTATGGGAAGCCACGGTTGATAGAGAAACCGATAAGCACAGATTTGTTCTTTGAGAGTGCAAAAACAATTTTTTCCAATATAAACAGTAGCGATTTAGAATGTCTATGGAGTATCGTAGACAAAGCATCAAAACAAAAACATGGAACTATGATAGTTATTTCAGATCGTGCGAAGGAGGAGGCAGAAAGGCTAAGAAATCAGTCAACGCCAATACAAGCCAAAATTCTTCCCCCAGACTTAACGCTACCATTATCATCAATAGATGGTGCTCTGTTATTAGATACAAAGGCAATATGTCATGCCGTTGGTGTCATACTCGATGGAATTGCTACTGAGAGAGGAAATCCAGCTCGTGGAGCCAGGTATAATTCTGCAATTCGATACAGTGAATACGTTAAAACACAAAAACATGCTTGCTTAATCGTTGTAATATCAGAGGATGGAATGATTGATCTGATTTAA
- a CDS encoding alpha/beta hydrolase, translated as MNQTITLSDRRKLGFAEFGDVKGRPVFLFHGQPGNRLFRHPDNSILLSLGVRLITVDRPGYGLSDYQPHRKLLDWAQDIVELAEALGIEYFAVVGFSGGGPYAAACAYKIPHRVIKIGLVDSAPPMTVPEISKKMPTPLRINYLLAHYAPALLVLLFKAYWRSSRRRPEAFINLAMKQSSPVDREILSNPDMYNMMIDVWKENIRVNSQGYTQDTEILMKDWGFCLRDIKTDVYLWQGEADVNIPSAWARYMTQEIPHCKSTIFADEGHFVLLTHWQEIIQILTKD; from the coding sequence TTGAATCAAACTATTACACTATCAGATAGACGCAAATTAGGTTTCGCTGAATTTGGAGATGTGAAAGGACGTCCTGTTTTTCTATTTCATGGGCAACCCGGAAACCGTTTGTTTCGCCATCCTGACAACTCTATTCTTTTATCGCTTGGTGTTCGCTTAATTACCGTTGATCGTCCTGGCTATGGGCTATCCGATTATCAGCCTCATAGAAAACTATTGGACTGGGCGCAAGATATTGTTGAACTTGCTGAAGCATTAGGTATTGAATATTTCGCTGTTGTGGGTTTTTCAGGAGGTGGACCTTATGCGGCTGCCTGTGCTTACAAAATCCCGCACCGAGTAATAAAGATAGGGTTAGTGGATAGTGCCCCACCCATGACTGTGCCTGAAATAAGCAAGAAAATGCCGACACCGCTCCGCATCAACTATTTGCTGGCCCATTATGCACCAGCATTATTGGTATTGCTCTTCAAAGCCTATTGGCGTAGTTCTCGTCGCCGTCCAGAGGCATTCATTAATCTGGCGATGAAACAATCTTCGCCTGTTGACAGGGAAATCCTATCGAATCCTGATATGTACAACATGATGATTGATGTATGGAAGGAGAATATTCGGGTTAATAGCCAGGGTTATACACAGGACACAGAAATTCTGATGAAGGATTGGGGATTTTGTCTGCGAGACATCAAAACAGATGTATATTTATGGCAAGGCGAAGCAGACGTCAATATTCCCTCTGCATGGGCACGATACATGACTCAAGAGATACCCCACTGTAAGTCCACTATTTTTGCAGATGAAGGTCATTTTGTTTTGTTGACACATTGGCAAGAGATTATTCAGATCTTGACAAAAGATTGA
- a CDS encoding ABC transporter permease, which produces MLPFFQFVLRRFLVIPISLFVITLVIYGGVTLTPPEARADLYMPKNFSPYATPERIAKIKELIIQRHHLRDPFPVQYFYWVQSLLNSTWGYSPSMKEEVLPALLQRTPVTLELTLWSMLVIFPLGTISGLMAGWKRQSRFDQLFRGLASFASSMPTIILSLVLLSVFYINLGWFAPGRISTSLAPELLREGFASYTGMLTIDSLLNGRVDIFIDVLKHLVMPVFTLSLYYWATLGRVTRANVMSERNKGYVNAAYARGLSDQGVIWKHVYPNILPPSLVTLALSATSILTGAFVVEIIFNFNGVSHIIVSAMNNIPDAPAALGFTVYSVIMVLLLTFLLDVLQALFDPRVREGVIHS; this is translated from the coding sequence ATGCTGCCGTTCTTTCAATTTGTACTGCGTCGTTTTCTGGTTATCCCAATTTCGCTCTTTGTAATTACCTTGGTGATCTACGGAGGCGTGACGCTCACACCTCCGGAAGCAAGGGCGGACTTGTACATGCCTAAAAACTTTAGTCCCTACGCTACACCTGAAAGAATTGCAAAAATAAAAGAACTGATCATCCAACGTCATCATCTTCGTGATCCGTTCCCTGTGCAATATTTTTATTGGGTACAGTCCCTATTGAATAGCACGTGGGGGTATAGCCCTTCCATGAAGGAAGAAGTGTTGCCTGCTCTTTTACAGCGTACACCCGTGACATTGGAATTGACATTGTGGTCAATGCTGGTAATTTTCCCATTAGGAACGATCAGCGGCTTAATGGCAGGCTGGAAACGGCAAAGTAGATTCGACCAGCTATTTCGCGGATTGGCCTCATTCGCATCATCCATGCCAACGATTATTCTGTCACTGGTCCTGTTATCGGTTTTTTACATCAATCTTGGCTGGTTCGCCCCCGGCAGAATAAGCACATCTCTCGCGCCGGAGCTGTTAAGAGAGGGTTTTGCCTCGTATACAGGCATGCTAACGATCGACAGTTTATTGAACGGACGGGTGGACATCTTTATCGATGTATTGAAACATTTGGTCATGCCGGTATTCACATTGAGTCTGTATTACTGGGCCACATTGGGGCGTGTGACACGCGCCAATGTAATGAGTGAGCGCAATAAAGGATATGTTAATGCAGCATACGCACGAGGGCTATCTGACCAAGGTGTTATATGGAAGCATGTTTACCCAAACATACTTCCCCCTTCGCTTGTCACATTAGCGCTTTCAGCCACCTCCATTCTGACGGGGGCTTTTGTTGTCGAGATCATCTTCAACTTTAATGGGGTCTCTCACATCATAGTTTCGGCCATGAACAACATCCCTGATGCACCTGCCGCACTCGGGTTTACGGTTTATAGCGTTATTATGGTGTTGCTATTAACATTTCTTTTGGATGTTCTCCAGGCACTTTTTGACCCTCGTGTGCGGGAAGGTGTAATACATTCATGA
- a CDS encoding ABC transporter permease, producing MPPNEKAPLGTLPKDVDVLHPLVWGARDALKFGLIIAISASILGTLYGAVAAFIGGRWGSLMMNIADTFLAVPAIAFLVLLQQLLATTITSLGGMYLNSATTGWQIYIVGPMTPIRWLLEHINPLMFTLIILSWMPFARLVYSNVMLLMQTQFIMAARMIGGSSFWIIRKHLIPNSFTPVLVLAARDVGGIVLLQATFTFINMGGESIWGEMLAQGRNWVIGPGGNMLTYWWVYLPPTLAIMIFGIAWNMLGDGLIDALDPEASVSDNKLFNVFKLKKTIKEPIPPFTSKQPLQNKLNSPSTDVGSRKPLVSTKVALNRPPESDPVLQVAHDALVKGDLEKALNAYSYLTAHERQLDMVILDLVQVVRLFASDANTWKILSDALTKSGNHEHTANSYERLLRVAHDALTERDLEKALDVYSFLIAHDRQANEVVRDMIEIARHFSEHKRVWKILGDALTQTGNHELAAKSYEHFKEMK from the coding sequence ATGCCGCCAAATGAAAAAGCTCCATTGGGCACTTTGCCGAAAGATGTCGATGTGCTTCATCCGCTTGTATGGGGCGCTCGTGACGCTTTGAAATTTGGCTTGATCATCGCGATCAGTGCATCTATTCTGGGCACCTTATATGGAGCAGTAGCAGCTTTCATAGGCGGGCGATGGGGCAGTCTGATGATGAACATCGCAGACACGTTTCTTGCTGTCCCTGCCATAGCATTTCTGGTTCTTCTACAACAGTTACTAGCTACAACAATTACCTCCTTGGGGGGAATGTATTTAAATTCAGCAACCACAGGCTGGCAGATATATATTGTCGGTCCAATGACACCCATCCGTTGGCTATTGGAACATATCAATCCTTTGATGTTCACGTTGATCATCCTTTCGTGGATGCCTTTTGCACGCCTTGTGTATTCAAATGTAATGCTACTCATGCAGACTCAATTTATTATGGCAGCCCGTATGATCGGCGGTAGTTCATTTTGGATAATCCGTAAACACCTTATCCCTAATTCTTTTACTCCTGTGTTGGTTTTGGCTGCGCGGGATGTAGGCGGTATCGTGCTTTTACAAGCTACTTTTACATTCATAAATATGGGCGGCGAGTCGATTTGGGGAGAAATGCTTGCCCAAGGAAGGAACTGGGTTATAGGCCCGGGCGGTAATATGCTTACCTACTGGTGGGTATATTTACCTCCAACACTTGCCATCATGATTTTTGGCATTGCCTGGAACATGCTTGGGGATGGTCTCATCGACGCTCTTGACCCGGAAGCATCTGTGTCAGACAACAAGTTATTCAACGTGTTTAAACTGAAAAAGACTATCAAAGAGCCTATTCCCCCATTTACTTCGAAACAACCTCTCCAAAATAAGTTAAACTCTCCATCGACCGATGTAGGCTCTCGTAAACCACTAGTATCCACAAAGGTCGCCTTAAATAGACCACCCGAATCGGACCCAGTACTTCAAGTAGCACATGATGCCCTTGTAAAGGGCGATCTTGAAAAGGCTTTAAATGCCTATTCTTATTTAACCGCACATGAAAGACAATTAGATATGGTTATCCTTGACCTGGTTCAAGTTGTGCGCCTTTTTGCAAGTGATGCTAACACATGGAAGATATTGAGCGATGCGTTGACAAAGTCAGGTAATCATGAACATACAGCCAATTCATATGAGCGTTTGCTTCGAGTAGCGCACGATGCTTTGACAGAACGCGACCTTGAAAAGGCTTTGGATGTATACTCTTTCTTGATTGCGCATGACAGACAAGCGAACGAAGTTGTTCGAGACATGATTGAAATTGCACGTCATTTTTCAGAACACAAACGTGTATGGAAGATACTGGGAGATGCACTAACTCAGACAGGTAACCATGAGCTTGCAGCCAAATCTTATGAACATTTTAAGGAAATGAAATGA
- a CDS encoding NAD(P)-binding domain-containing protein, with translation MKKIGFIGYGHMGSVLLNSLLATRTVEPSQLIVSTRTRSKLDALQTQYPAIEIVDDNQTVAKHSDLVFLCVGTYQVKSVLMEIQTSSNADMHLVIISGGLEIGSVEELIRGPVTKIMPTLLAEVQEGVTLVCHNHLVDANAKDRLHRLLSSFGVVKVIEENQFEIGADFTSCAPGLLAALCDQYIRAGIKHGDFTYEEAQAMLLESLYGTAKLLRETGEGFQALIGRVATHGGATEGGVDVLKESMPDVFEQVFHATMQRHENRKQVTRKQFQGEA, from the coding sequence ATGAAAAAGATTGGTTTTATAGGCTATGGTCACATGGGCAGTGTGTTGCTCAATAGCCTTTTAGCTACGCGGACAGTGGAACCTTCACAGCTGATCGTCTCAACCCGAACCCGAAGCAAACTCGATGCTTTGCAAACGCAGTATCCAGCAATTGAGATTGTGGATGACAACCAAACAGTAGCAAAACATAGTGACCTTGTCTTTCTCTGCGTGGGAACGTATCAAGTTAAATCTGTTTTGATGGAAATCCAGACTAGTTCAAACGCAGATATGCACTTGGTCATCATCTCTGGCGGGTTGGAGATAGGGAGTGTTGAAGAACTTATTCGTGGGCCGGTCACCAAGATCATGCCCACGCTTCTGGCAGAGGTACAAGAAGGAGTGACCTTGGTTTGCCATAACCATCTAGTAGATGCCAACGCCAAGGATCGTTTACATCGATTATTAAGCAGTTTTGGCGTTGTAAAAGTGATAGAGGAAAACCAATTTGAAATAGGCGCAGACTTTACGAGTTGTGCGCCCGGTCTATTGGCGGCCCTATGTGATCAATATATTCGCGCTGGAATAAAGCACGGAGATTTCACCTACGAGGAAGCTCAAGCAATGCTATTGGAAAGTCTATACGGGACAGCAAAACTCTTACGAGAAACAGGCGAAGGGTTTCAAGCCCTGATCGGTCGAGTAGCAACACATGGAGGAGCCACAGAAGGCGGAGTGGATGTTTTGAAAGAAAGTATGCCTGATGTTTTTGAGCAGGTATTTCACGCAACGATGCAAAGGCATGAAAACCGAAAACAAGTAACTCGAAAACAATTTCAGGGAGAGGCTTAA
- a CDS encoding triose-phosphate isomerase, whose amino-acid sequence MRKNIVAGNWKMNKTVAEARELVKALSAPLGAIANVEKVLCPPFTSLSALSEMLAGSDIGVGAQDMHWEEKGAFTGEVAPNMVKEFCNYVIIGHSERRTYFGETDATVNKKLRTALKFDLTPIVCVGETLDEYESNRTSEVVRRQIALGFADVDPAIASRIVVAYEPVWAIGTGKASSAENANSVHAQVIRPALTELFGADVAQAIRIQYGGSVTAANAPEYFQQPDIDGALVGGASLKVDDFVAITKAAVK is encoded by the coding sequence ATGAGAAAAAACATTGTTGCTGGAAATTGGAAGATGAACAAGACCGTTGCTGAGGCACGCGAACTTGTCAAAGCTTTGAGCGCTCCGTTGGGCGCGATCGCGAACGTTGAGAAAGTGTTATGTCCGCCGTTCACATCGCTCTCTGCGCTTTCTGAAATGCTTGCGGGCTCCGATATTGGGGTCGGTGCGCAGGATATGCACTGGGAGGAGAAGGGCGCGTTCACCGGCGAGGTCGCCCCGAACATGGTGAAGGAGTTTTGTAACTACGTCATCATCGGTCACTCGGAGCGCCGCACCTATTTCGGTGAGACCGACGCGACTGTGAACAAGAAACTTCGTACCGCGCTCAAATTTGACTTAACGCCCATCGTCTGCGTCGGTGAGACGCTGGACGAATACGAGTCAAATCGGACCTCAGAAGTGGTCCGCCGCCAAATTGCTTTGGGCTTCGCTGATGTTGACCCTGCCATCGCTTCGCGCATTGTAGTTGCGTATGAACCCGTTTGGGCGATTGGAACCGGTAAAGCATCCAGCGCGGAGAATGCCAATAGTGTTCATGCCCAGGTCATTCGTCCAGCATTGACCGAGTTGTTCGGTGCAGATGTGGCGCAGGCGATCCGAATCCAATATGGTGGCTCGGTGACCGCGGCCAACGCGCCTGAATATTTCCAACAGCCCGATATTGATGGGGCATTGGTGGGCGGCGCAAGCCTGAAGGTTGATGATTTTGTCGCGATCACGAAAGCGGCGGTGAAGTAA